From a region of the Branchiostoma floridae strain S238N-H82 chromosome 13, Bfl_VNyyK, whole genome shotgun sequence genome:
- the LOC118429334 gene encoding protein FAM234A-like, giving the protein MAAIKRLLKLPGEGATTGGLRNLPKYHELPQDVSDGEDTEEEITITAADFQPGHFLPQENDKAWTQKDQIELNELGTQKSNGRSKVIDSELDVQVSSGWLALSRTRIACFMFSLSMCVGFFVAMALAFPCEEEGTHVQTPPWKVSLSDVASETSIRLYDIDGDGLLDVMVGIGSTIKGNLSDSCHSLVGVDTASCDGGILAYNGATGAQLWHIPTFGEVFLLRCGGLDINADGWEDCLATGRLGLMLAFNPKLGEVLWHVDPTLVDRHWNFYMPQLVPDLDGDGVADLVAAHGGDLRFKSHEHNRTAGRLVLLSGATGRSLGSWVNMPDGHETYMSVVLHQTRDGSLYALFGSGGETVTGSLWAISIPDLYRRVKGLPIAGRHKIRGYPGSYSLWRNHGYNNGIYQLYRLGRQGLKYSPSRG; this is encoded by the exons ATGGCGGCCATCAAACGTCTGTTGAAACTTCCGG GAGAGGGAGCCACAACAGGAGGGCTTCGAAACCTCCCGAAATATCACGAACTCCCTCAGGATGTTAGCGACGGGGAGGACACGGAAGAAGAGATTACGATAACGGCAGCAGACTTTCAGCCGGGTCACTTCCTCCCCCAGGAAAACGACAAGGCGTGGACTCAGAAGGATCAAATCGAACTTAACGAGCTTGGAACGCAAAAGAGCAACGGACGCAGTAAGGTCATAGACTCGGAACTTGACGTTCAGGTCAGCTCGGGATGGCTGGCCCTGTCCAGGACTCGTATTGCGTGCTTCATGTTCTCGCTAAGTATGTGCGTGGGATTCTTTGTTGCGATGGCTCTTGCCTTCCCATGTGAAGAAGAAGGGACACATGTACAAACCCCTCCCTGGAAAGTATCATTATCAGACGTAG CTTCAGAAACCTCGATACGCCTGTATGACATAGACGGAGATGGCTTGTTGGATGTTATGGTTGGGATAGGGTCAACAATTAAAGGAAACCTCAGTGACAGCTGCCACTCTTTAGTAG GTGTTGATACAGCGTCATGTGATGGCGGGATTCTGGCGTACAACGGTGCCACGGGCGCACAACTCTGGCACATCCCCACCTTCGGGGAGGTGTTCCTCCTGAGGTGCGGGGGACTGGACATTAACGCTGACGGGTGGGAGGACTGTCTAGCCACCGGCAGGCTGGGTCTCATGCTGGCGTTCAACCCAAAACTTG GCGAGGTGTTGTGGCACGTGGATCCCACGTTGGTGGACCGCCATTGGAACTTCTACATGCCCCAGCTGGTACCTGACCTGGACGGAGACGGGGTAGCTGACCTTGTCGCCGCTCATGGCGGTGACCTTCGCTTTAAATCACAC GAACACAACAGGACAGCAGGTCGACTGGTGTTACTGTCCGGTGCTACAGGCAGGAGTTTGGGTTCGTGGGTGAACATGCCTGATGGACATGAGACATACATGTCTGTGGTGCTGCACCAAACCAGGGACGGTTCACTGTATGCCCTGTTTGGGTCTGGAGGGGAAACCGTTACAG GATCACTGTGGGCCATCTCTATACCTGACCTGTACAGGAGGGTGAAGGGACTACCTATAGCAGGACGGCACAAGATCAGGGGGTACCCAGGATCCTACTCCTTATGGAGGAACCATGGATACAACAATGGCATCTATCAACTCTACAGGTTAGGCAGACAAGGGttaaagtactctccaagcagaggctag